A single Fusobacterium sp. JB019 DNA region contains:
- a CDS encoding phospho-sugar mutase, producing the protein MKKKVMETYKLWMESDYIDSQDKEELKNLSEKEIEERFYTNLSFGTAGMRGIRGVGTNRINKYMVRKATQGLANYIIKKKGEEGKKKGVAIAYDCRIGSSEYAMNTALVLAGNGIKAYLYESLRTTPELSFTVRELGTQSGVMVTASHNPQEYNGYKVYWDIGGQIVEPQAKGIISAVNHVEDFNSIKMITEKEAKEKGLLEIIGDKIDNRFIEEVKKEAINVDIPGKKDFKIVYSPLHGTAGRPVKRILSEMGFESVNVVKEQEAPDGMFPTCSYANPEDKTVFKLSTELADKVGANLCIANDPDGDRTGIAVKTKSGEWIYPNGNQLGMILMDYILKNTKNIPKNGAVVSTIVSTPMLDEIAKEYKIKIYRTLTGFKYIGEKIEEFKTGKIDGTYLFGFEESIGYLKGTHVRDKDAVVASLLIAEVGAYYESIGSSIAEELDKIYKKYGWFGEDVVAVVKEGMDGAKEISKIMTVLREKEIKNIIGKKVITLRDFKKGIEIDLENCHRKTIQLPKSNVLQFVLEDDVLITVRPSGTEPKIKYYIYVKGRSKKEAEYLIKQISEQFVEFVDSL; encoded by the coding sequence ATGAAAAAAAAGGTAATGGAAACATATAAATTATGGATGGAGTCAGACTATATTGATTCTCAGGATAAAGAAGAGTTAAAAAATTTAAGTGAGAAAGAAATAGAGGAGAGATTTTATACGAATTTAAGTTTTGGAACTGCTGGAATGAGAGGAATTAGAGGGGTAGGAACCAATCGTATAAATAAATATATGGTAAGAAAAGCTACTCAAGGTCTAGCTAATTATATAATAAAGAAAAAAGGTGAAGAAGGAAAGAAAAAAGGAGTGGCCATTGCCTATGATTGTAGAATAGGATCTTCTGAATATGCAATGAATACTGCTTTAGTTTTAGCAGGAAATGGGATTAAAGCATATTTATATGAATCTTTAAGAACAACTCCAGAGTTATCATTTACTGTTAGAGAATTAGGAACTCAATCAGGGGTAATGGTAACAGCTTCACATAATCCTCAAGAATATAATGGTTATAAAGTTTATTGGGATATTGGAGGACAAATAGTAGAACCTCAAGCTAAAGGAATAATTTCAGCAGTAAATCATGTAGAAGATTTTAATAGTATAAAAATGATAACTGAAAAAGAAGCAAAAGAAAAAGGCCTTTTAGAAATTATAGGAGATAAAATAGATAATAGATTTATAGAAGAAGTTAAAAAAGAAGCTATAAATGTTGATATTCCAGGAAAAAAAGATTTTAAAATTGTTTATTCGCCTCTTCATGGGACAGCAGGAAGACCAGTTAAAAGAATCCTTTCTGAAATGGGATTTGAAAGTGTTAATGTTGTGAAAGAACAAGAAGCTCCTGATGGTATGTTTCCTACTTGTTCATATGCAAATCCAGAAGATAAAACAGTATTTAAATTGTCCACAGAACTTGCAGATAAAGTTGGGGCAAATCTTTGTATAGCTAATGACCCTGATGGAGATAGAACTGGAATAGCAGTTAAAACTAAATCTGGAGAATGGATATATCCAAACGGAAATCAATTAGGAATGATTTTAATGGATTATATATTGAAAAATACAAAAAATATTCCTAAAAATGGTGCTGTTGTTTCTACAATAGTTTCAACACCTATGTTAGATGAAATTGCTAAAGAATATAAAATAAAAATTTATAGAACCTTAACTGGATTTAAATATATTGGAGAAAAAATAGAAGAATTTAAAACTGGTAAAATAGATGGAACTTATTTATTTGGATTTGAAGAATCTATAGGATATTTAAAAGGGACTCATGTTAGAGATAAAGATGCAGTTGTAGCATCATTATTAATTGCAGAAGTTGGAGCTTACTATGAAAGTATAGGAAGTTCTATAGCTGAAGAATTAGATAAGATTTATAAAAAATATGGATGGTTTGGTGAAGATGTAGTAGCTGTTGTAAAAGAAGGAATGGATGGAGCAAAAGAAATTTCTAAGATTATGACTGTTCTAAGAGAAAAAGAAATAAAAAACATAATCGGTAAAAAAGTAATTACATTAAGAGATTTCAAAAAAGGAATCGAAATAGATTTAGAAAATTGTCATAGAAAAACAATACAACTTCCTAAATCAAATGTTTTACAGTTTGTATTAGAGGATGATGTTTTAATAACAGTAAGACCTTCAGGAACAGAACCAAAAATAAAATACTATATTTATGTAAAAGGAAGATCTAAAAAAGAAGCGGAATATCTAATAAAACAAATAAGTGAACAATTTGTTGAATTTGTAGATTCATTATAA